The genomic stretch GTCGAAGTCGGAAAGTCAGCATCGGGCTGGTGCTAGCGGTCGTGCTTTTGTCTTTCATCCCGTCGGTATCAGCCCAAGGGCTCCGCCGGGACGGGCCGCCCCGGCGCCCGGGAATGGGCGCGCAGCGCATGCCTCCCCCCACCGATCGCGCCGAGCAGGAACGGCGCAGGCGGGAGATAGAGCGGCGGCGCCAAGAGGGCGGGAGACCGCTTCCTCGACCTCGCCAGCAACTAGGGCCGTTTGACCGCGGCGGGGTTGGCGTCGCGCCACAGCTTTGGGAGCGCATCAAGGATCTGCCCCCGGAGGAGCGCGAAAGAGTGATTGTTAACGACGAACGCTTTCGTCGCATGCCCCCGGAGCGACAAGCTGTAATCCTGGAGAGATTCCGCCGTTTCAACGCTTTGCCACCCGAACGGCAACAAATGCTGCTGAACCGGCAACGAGCATGGCAAGGCCTGACCCCGGAACAACGCCGGAAAGTCCGCGAAGAGATTTTTCCTCGCTGGCGAGCTCTCGATCCAGAGCGGCGCCGGCTGCTCGCCGGGAAACTGCGGGAACTGCGAGACATTTCGCCCGACGAGCGCGCACTGCGCCTCCATGACCCAGAATTCACTCAGGGGCTCAGCGATCCGGAGCGCTCGCTCCTGATCGACCTGAGCCATCTCGGCGGCCCCCGCGCTGCCCCACCCGCCGACCCAAGCCCTTAGTCCGCTGCCGGGCCATCCGCTCCCCCAAAGGGTGCCGAGAGTAGTCACTCCAGAACGCAACTGGATCCGTCCCTTCTGACAACGGGGACCCTTTCCCCGTGGATGCGGTTGCTGAGCTTTCTTCCGCAGCCTGCTTGCTCGAGCGCCATCCCCGGCGCCTGCGTCTGAATTTCAAAATGAAACCGCAAGCCGGCTCCCT from Candidatus Acidiferrales bacterium encodes the following:
- a CDS encoding DUF3106 domain-containing protein produces the protein MSRSRKVSIGLVLAVVLLSFIPSVSAQGLRRDGPPRRPGMGAQRMPPPTDRAEQERRRREIERRRQEGGRPLPRPRQQLGPFDRGGVGVAPQLWERIKDLPPEERERVIVNDERFRRMPPERQAVILERFRRFNALPPERQQMLLNRQRAWQGLTPEQRRKVREEIFPRWRALDPERRRLLAGKLRELRDISPDERALRLHDPEFTQGLSDPERSLLIDLSHLGGPRAAPPADPSP